One genomic window of Metopolophium dirhodum isolate CAU chromosome 4, ASM1992520v1, whole genome shotgun sequence includes the following:
- the LOC132943085 gene encoding uncharacterized protein LOC132943085 isoform X2 has translation MLVKSPSKTPVFESIDDNFCMVKNVSPYRRNKHFVLSPNNLARAEKNKKRNLSESPRKLYPSPETFQSLLENKQKTPPKPNKLKNSSEDQFKELILYNLLVLKHSIRNINEKLTLVVERQISHNYNVEESNDLTLEYSNLDCLLPIDEEDTLDNIEEQIRSTMHH, from the exons ATGCTTGTCAAATCACCATCAAAAACTCCAGTTTTTGAAtcta TTGATGATAATTTCTGCATGGTGAAAAATGTGTCACCTTATAgaagaaataaacattttgtacttTCTCCTAATAATTTGGCAAGagcagaaaaaaacaaaaagagaaATTTATCTGAATCTCCTAGAAAATTATATCCATCTCCTGAAACTTTTCAATCac tattagaaaataaacaaaaaacgcctccaaaaccaaataaattaaaaaattcttcaG aaGATCAATTTAAGGAACTCATTTTATACAATCTGTTAGTATTGAAACACAGCATTAGaaacatcaatgaaaaattgacATTGGTTGTCGAAAGGCAGATTTCACACAATTATAATGTTGAAGAATCTAATGATCTTACATTAGAATATTCTAATTTGGACTGCTTATTACCAATTGATGAAGAAGATACATTAGACAATATAGAAGAACAGATAAGAAGTACCATGCATCATTG a
- the LOC132943085 gene encoding uncharacterized protein LOC132943085 isoform X3, translated as MLVKSPSKTPVFESIDDNFCMVKNVSPYRRNKHFVLSPNNLARAEKNKKRNLSESPRKLYPSPETFQSLLENKQKTPPKPNKLKNSSDQFKELILYNLLVLKHSIRNINEKLTLVVERQISHNYNVEESNDLTLEYSNLDCLLPIDEEDTLDNIEEQIRSTMHH; from the exons ATGCTTGTCAAATCACCATCAAAAACTCCAGTTTTTGAAtcta TTGATGATAATTTCTGCATGGTGAAAAATGTGTCACCTTATAgaagaaataaacattttgtacttTCTCCTAATAATTTGGCAAGagcagaaaaaaacaaaaagagaaATTTATCTGAATCTCCTAGAAAATTATATCCATCTCCTGAAACTTTTCAATCac tattagaaaataaacaaaaaacgcctccaaaaccaaataaattaaaaaattcttcaG ATCAATTTAAGGAACTCATTTTATACAATCTGTTAGTATTGAAACACAGCATTAGaaacatcaatgaaaaattgacATTGGTTGTCGAAAGGCAGATTTCACACAATTATAATGTTGAAGAATCTAATGATCTTACATTAGAATATTCTAATTTGGACTGCTTATTACCAATTGATGAAGAAGATACATTAGACAATATAGAAGAACAGATAAGAAGTACCATGCATCATTG a
- the LOC132943085 gene encoding uncharacterized protein LOC132943085 isoform X1 codes for MPSLSSTDDEVKKSNEKKLTISKDPGWSPLKRSVVESSYAHITSTPVNQTTNQLISDIKSLNSKSKYYHNDNGNSVPLKDDVIVQTNHSILENKQKTPPKPNKLKNSSEDQFKELILYNLLVLKHSIRNINEKLTLVVERQISHNYNVEESNDLTLEYSNLDCLLPIDEEDTLDNIEEQIRSTMHH; via the exons ATGCCATCATTATCATCAACAG ATGATGAAGTTAAAAAGTCAAATGAGAAAAAACTCACAATTTCTAAAGATCCTGGATGGTCTCCATTAAAACGCTCTGTTGTTGAATCTTCATATG caCATATTACATCAACTCCAGTTAATCAAACAACCAACCAATTGATCTCAGATATTAAAAGTTTGAATTCAAAATCTAAATACTACCATAATGATAATGGTAATAGTGTTCCTTTGAAAGATGATGTTATTGTCCAGACTAATCATtcta tattagaaaataaacaaaaaacgcctccaaaaccaaataaattaaaaaattcttcaG aaGATCAATTTAAGGAACTCATTTTATACAATCTGTTAGTATTGAAACACAGCATTAGaaacatcaatgaaaaattgacATTGGTTGTCGAAAGGCAGATTTCACACAATTATAATGTTGAAGAATCTAATGATCTTACATTAGAATATTCTAATTTGGACTGCTTATTACCAATTGATGAAGAAGATACATTAGACAATATAGAAGAACAGATAAGAAGTACCATGCATCATTG a